TAGTTATGATTAACTTAGTATATTTTACACAAAAACTAGGAGGATGTAAAATGAAATTTGTAGGAGTAATACCGGCGAGATTTGGATCAAGTAGATTAGAAGGGAAACCTTTAAAGGATATTTGTGGATATACCATGATAGAATGGGTTTATAAGAGAGCTAAAAAATCAGACTTAGATGATGTTGTGGTAGCCACTGATGATAGCCGAATTTATGATGAAGTTTTAAAATTTGGTGGTAAAGCTATAATGACGAGAAAGGATCATGAAAATGGTACTAGTAGAATAGCAGAAGTTTGTGAAAAAATAGATAAAATGGATGTTATTATAAATATTCAGGGAGATGAACCATTAATTGAAAAGGAAATGATTAATTCTTTAATAGATTGTTTTAAGAATGAACCAGATTTAAAAATGGGGACATTAAAACATAAGTTGAAAACAATGGAGGAAGTAAAAAATCCAAACAGTGTTAAAGTTATAACAGACAAAAATGATTATGCATTATATTTTTCTAGATCAGTTATTCCTTATCCTAGAAAAGAAAACTTGAATAATTATTTTAAACATATAGGGATTTATGGTTATAAGAAAGATTTTGTAATTGAGTATTCTAAGTTGCCCCAAACAAAATTAGAAATTTCAGAATCTTTAGAACAGTTAAGAGTTTTAGAAAATGGTTATAAAATAAAAGTTTTAGAAACAGATTGTCAAATAGTAGGAGTAGATACAGAAATAGAATTAGAAAAAGTAAGAGAAATAATAAAGTCTAAAAAAATAAATATTAATGAGGAGTAATATATGAAGAAAATTTATAGAATTTTTGCCACGATAATGCTTTTATTTTTAATTGGATGTTCTAATAGTTCAACAAAATATAATGTAAATTCTAAAGAATTTTATCAAGAAAATAGAGTTTCTTATTTTGAAAAATATGGTTATCCTGAACCTAAAATGAAATTAGGCTCAACTCTTCCTTATTTACAAGCAACGAGTCATATGAGAACGGGCAAATTTTTAAATAAATATAATGAAAGAAAAACTTTGAAATTTTTTAAAGATTTAGATGTTAAAGGTTATGGAGATAATTCTTATTACTGGAGATGGTATTTTTCAATAGATAGAAATTCATACGGTAAAAGTATAGGAAAAACTTTATCACAAGCTTCAAGATCAAGATATAACCATGTGTACACACTATATAATGGAAAATGGATATATAAGAATTTAAATTATAATTGTTTAGGAACTTTAAAAGATATTATTGTAATGGAAAGGGGGAAATCAGGAGTAATAACATATCTATTAATAAAAGGAACTAATGGAACATATTTATTAAAGGGAGAATATACAGTTAGAAAAGTTTTAGGACTGAATAGAAAAAATACAGGTAGATTAGTAAAAGTTTATTTGTCAAAAAATGGGACAGGAGAATATTCAAAAAAAGTAACTTTAAAAAATCCTAACTTACTATTATCAGGATTTTTAGCAATAGAGAAAAAGGGAAATACTTTTAATATTTATGGTGGAGGTTATGGCCATGGAGTAGGGATGTCTCAATATGGAGCTAATGATCTATCGAAGAATTATGGATATAGTTATGCTAGGATATTAAAAACATATTATAAAGATATTAATATAAAGAATATGTATAGGATAAAAGGAATTTCTAAATATATAAGAGTAGGACTTACTACAACAGGATTTGGAAGTTTAGATCATAGAAGTTTAACAATGTTCTCTACCAGTAGAGCAGAAATTTGGAATGGATGGATGAGAATAAAATTATCTCCAAGAGATAAAATAAAAGTAGTAGCAAATGGAAGAAGACAAATTCTTTATGTTAATGGTAAAAAAAGAGTGGAAACTATAGGACAGTTAAATTTTAAAAGTTCAAATAAAAAATTTGTAATAACAAGTATAAGAAGAGCTCATAGAAAAACTAGATATCCTGTATATAGAGGGAAAATAGAAACTCGTTTATCTAAGACAAATTCTCATAGAATAAGAGTTATAAATGAAGTGTTTTTAGAAGATTATTTAGTACAAGTTGTACCTAGTGAAATGCCTAAAGGTTTTGGGTTAGAAGCTTTGAAAGCTCAAGCTATAGCAGCGAGAACTTATGCTTTAAACGATTATTTAAAAGCAAAGTATAAGAAAGAAGGATTCCATGTAAGAGATGATACATATAGTCAAGTTTATAATAGAATAGATACTAATACTGATACAATAAAAGCGGTTAAATCAACATATGGGAAAGTAATGATATATAATGGGAAACCAATTGATGCAAAATATTATTCAACAAGTTGTGGATATGGAGCAGCTTCACAAAATGTTTGGTAAAAATAGGAAGGAGTATAAAATGATAAAATTATTTAAAATTTTAATTTTATCTTTGGTATTTTTAACTGGTTGTGGAAAGAAGGAATATTTACCAGGTACTTATATAGGAAAAGAAAAACTCTATAAAAGTAAAATAGAAGTTCAATTAACTTTAGATTCAGATAAAAGAATAAAAGAAATTGTAGCTTTTGTTCAAGGAAAGGAAGAATTAATAACAAAGGAAGCTCTTTCTATTTTAATTAAAGAAGTACAAAATACAGGAAATATAGAGTTGGATGGAATAGCGGGGGCTACATATACGAGTAATGCATTTAAAAAAGCATTAAGAAAAGCATTGAAAAAATCTGGTTTAAAAGAAAATGAAATAAAAAAACCTAATAAAAAAATATTTCAAAAAAAAAATAAAATTTTAACCACAGATGTTGTAGTTGTTGGTGGTGGTGGAGCTGGAATGGTATCAGCTTCAACTATTAAAGAATTAGGAAAAAAGGTAATAATTTTAGAAAAAGCTAAATTATTAGGCGGAAATACAGCTAGAGCTACTGGGGGGATAAATGCAGTAAATACTAAATATCAAAAAGCAAAAGGAATAAAAGATTCAAAAAAATTATTTTTTAAAGACACAATGGCAGGAGGGCATAATTTAAATAATCCAAAACTAGTAAAAATATTAGTTAATAATTCGAATCAAACAATAAAATGGTTTGATTCTATTGGAGCTATATTTTCAGATGTAGGAAAAATGGGAGGGGCTAGTATTAGAAGAGCTCATAGACCTATTGATGAAAATGGTTTAAAATTACCTGTTGGAGCAGTAATGATTGAAAAATTAATAAACCATTGTAATGAACTAGGGGTAAAGATGATTACAGGGGCTAAAGTAGAATCTTTAATTGTTTTGGAAGGAAAAGTTGTTGGAGTGAGGGCTAAAAAATTAGATGGAACTAAATTAATAGTAAACTCTAAGGCTGTAATATTAGCAATGGGGGGATTTAGTGCAAATAATAAGTTGGTATCTAAATATAGGCCGGAATTAAAAGGATATATTACTACTAATGCTCCTTCAATAACAGGGGATGTAGTTGATTTAGGTGAAAAAATAGGTATAGCTTTTATAGATATGGATCAAATACAAATTCATCCTACAGTAAGGCAAGAAGATGGGGCTTTAATTACAGAATCCTTAAGAGGAGATGGAGCTTTATTAGTAAATTATAAAGGGGAACATTTTGTAGATGAATTAGAAACTAGGGATGTTGTTTCTAAAGCTGAAATCTCTCAAAAAGGTGGATTTGCTTGGCTGATAGTAGACCAAAAAATGTATAACAATTCTAATGTAATAAAAAAATATTATGAAAAGGGATATTTTATAAAAGGAAAAAATATAAAAGAATTATCAAAAAATATAGGAACAAATTATAAAGTTTTAAAGAAATCGTTAAAGTTAGACAATCCTCCTTATTATGCGGTAAAAGTTTCTCCAGGAATTCATCATACTATGGGTGGAGTAAAAATAAATGAAAAAGCTCAGGTAATTGATAAAAATGGAAATATAATAAAGGGATTGTATGCTGCAGGGGAAGTTACAGGAGGGATTCATGGTACTAATAGATTAGGAGGTAATGCTTTATCTGATTTAGGTACTTTTGGAAGAATTGCTGGAAAAAATGCAGTAAAAGAAATAAAAAACACTTCTTTATAAAGAAGTGTTTTTTATTAACTTAATATATAATTTTTTTTAATTTTTGAAACAGTATCATAAAGATTAGTGTTACTATCAATAAATACACTAAAATCACAAGAAATCTCATATAATAATCTTCTCTTTGCATACAAATCTTTTATTTTTTCATAAACATCTTCTGTATTCAAAAGAGGACGATGCTTTTTACCTTTTACTCTAGCATAGATACATTCTACATCGCAATTAAGATAAACAACATAGGAAGTTTCTTTTAACTTTTTTATATTATGATTATCGATAATAACTCCACCACCAGTTGCAATAACAATGTTATTATCTTTAGATTCTTTTTCAATAATTTCTCTTTCTAATTTTCTAAAGTATTCTTCACCTTTATTTTTAAATATATTATCTATGGAATTTTTTTCAATTTTTACAATTTCTTTATCAATGTCTATAAATTTCATATCTAAACTTTTAGCTAGGTTTCTCCCAACTGTAGTTTTACCACTTCCCATAAAACCTATAAGAGCAATGTTTTCTTTCATTTCTCACCTCTCTTTTAAAATTATATCATATTTTATCTTTTATTAATATTAAAATTTAAATTATGTGTTATAATATTAATCGTGGTATTATAAAAAATAAAAAGGAGTGATACAATGGAGCCAGTTTTAATTTTTGGACATAAAAACCCAGATACAGATTCAATTTGTTCATCAATAGCTCTAGCAGAATTGAAAAAGAAATTAGGTTTAGAAGCTATACCTTGTAGATTAGGAGAATTAAATAAAGAGACAAGGTATGTCTTAGATAGATTTAATATAAAAGAGCCAAGATTACTGGAAACAGTAAGTGCTCAGATTTCTGATTTAACAAGAGTTGAAAAAAAGACTTTATCTATTTCAGATTCTTTAAGAGTTGCGTTAGATGTTATGAGTACTGAAAATTTTTCAAGTTTACCAGTTATAAACAAACAAAAAGAATTAAAAGGAATGATTTATATATCAGATATTGCTAATACATATTTAAATTTAAAACATTCAGATTTATTTGGGAAATATACAACAACTTATAGTAATTTAAAAAGAGTATTAAAAGGAGAAATTGTAAGTGGAAATTATCCTTGTGGAGTAATTGAAGGAAATTTAAAAGCTATTTCTGAATTAGACGAGGTTTTACAAGGTGATATAGTAGTAACAACATCTATGGCAGATGGAATTGATAGATCGATTAAAGCAGGAGCAAAAGTTATTATAGTAGCCTGTGATAAACAAGACTTTATAAGCCCTAGAGTTACATCAGAATGTGCAATAATGAAAGTTTATGCAAATTTATTTGAAACTATTAGTTTAATAAGTCAATCTCTATCTATTTCATCTTTAATAAATAAAAATAAATACTATTCATTTAAAATTGATGATTTTTTACATGATATTAGGGATATTATGAAAGAGGCAACTCAAACCAATTTCCCAGTTACAAATAAAGATGGTAGTGTTTATGGAACAATAAGAACAAAAAATTTGATTAACTTCACAAGAAAAAAAGTAATTTTAGTAGATCATAATGAAAAGAGTCAATCAGTTGATGGGCTTCAAGATGCTAGAATATTAGAAGTTGTAGATCATCATAAATTTGGAAATTTCTTTACAGATGAACCAGTTAAAATAAAAGCTGAAATAGTAGGATCAACTTGTACAATAGTTTATGGCTTGTTTAAAGAACATAAAATAAAACCATCAAAAGAAATTGCAGGTTTGATGTTGAGTGCAATTATTTCAGATACATTAATGTTTAAATCACCAACATGTACTAAGAAAGATATGGAAGCAGTAAATGAATTATCAAAATTAAGTGGAGTAGAAGACTATAAAAAATATGGAATGGATATGCTTATAGCAGGAACTTCAACTTCAGATTTATCTTCTTTTGAAATATTAGTAGCTGATCTAAAAGAATTTAAAATGAATAGTTTAAAAATTGCTATTTCACAAATAAATACAGTTGATATTGATGGTGTTTTAGAAAAACAAAAAGATTTAGAAAAAACAATGGCAGAAGTTAATTTAAATAATGATTATAATCTTTCAATATTATTAATAACAGATATAATAAAATCAGGTTCATATGCTTTAATAATAGGTGGAAATAAAAATATAGTTGAAAAAGCATTTGAAGTTAAAATAAAAGACAATTTAGTTTGGTTGGAAGGAGTAGTTTCTCGTAAAAAACAAGTCGTTCCTTTTTTAATGGCAGCTAGTCAAGATATTTAAGGAGAAATTAAAATGAAAAAAGAAATAATTAAAGATGTTTTGTTAATGACTATAGGGGCCTTTGTGTATGCTTTTGGAATAAATTATTTTTTTGTAGGAAATAATTTTGCTGATGGAGGAGTAACAGGAGTATCAATTATTTTACATTATTTGTTTAATTTTGATATAGGGCTAACATATGGAATTATAAATATACCTTTAATAATAATTGGTTATAAATTAATTGGAGGAGAGTTTATTTTAAAAACTTTATATGGAACTATAGTAACTTCAGTTGCTTTTAAAGTTCTTTCAAGTTATTTAGGGCCGATGGATGATAAATTTATGGCAGCTGTTTTTGGAGGAATATTGGCAGGAGTTGGATTAGGAATAATGTTTGCTTCAGGTGGATCTAGTGGTGGTACAGATATAATTGTTAAAATTTTAAATAAATTTTGGGATATTTCTGTTGGAAAAGGTTTTTTAGCAATAGATTTAATTATTTTATCAGCTTTAGGATTATTGTTTGGAAAAGAAATATTTATGTATACTTTAGTAGGAATGTTTATTTCTACTAAAGTAATAGATAAAATTCAAGATGGATTTTCAAAATCTAAAGCAATCACTATAATTTCTAAAAATTCCTTTCAAATAAAGGATAGAATTATGCAAGAAACACAGAGAGGAACAACAATAATTCCTGTTAAGGGTGGTTACACTTATGAATCAAAAGAAATGATTAGTTGTATTGTAAGTATTTATGATATTTCTACAGTTAAAAGAATAGTTAGATCACTAGATAATAAAGCTTTTATGTATATAACGGATGTTTCAGAAGTTCTAGGAGAAGGTTTTAAGGAACTTTTAAATTAATAGTTGACATTTTTAATTATTTTTGATAACATTTAATCATTAAAAAAGAAAATAAGGAGAAAACTATGATATTTAATCTAAGGAGACAAAGGAATAGGAAATTTTAAAACGAACAAAATATGTCGTTTCCTTTTGACTTGGCTAAATAATATCTTAAATTTTCTGTAAAGATTAGGGTTTTCCTATGAGCATAAAATAGATTTATTAACCAATAGTTTAACTATTGGTTTTTATTTTATAAGATATTAGTCTAGTTTTTAAACTAGACTTTTTTATTAATAAGGTGTAAAATCATTAGAATAAATAAATTGGAGGAAAAATTGTGGAATATTTAAAAGTATTAAAAGAAATTTTTATTAATGGTGAAAGATATATGTATATCTTAAAAGGACTTAGATTTTCTGTTGGCGTAACATTAGTTGCGGCAATATTAGGAGTTATGTTAGGAATTTTAGCAGCTTTGATGAGAATATCTAATTTTCATCCTTTTAAGAAAAGTAAAGATAAAAAATTAAGAGATTTTAATCCTTTGGAATGGTTGGCTATATTTTATACAGATTTAATAAGAGGAACTCCAGCAGTTGTCCAGTTAATGGTTTTAGCAAATATAGTTTTTGCAGGGTTTAGAGATATGCCAGTATTTTTAATTGCGTCATTATCCTTCGGAATAAATTCAGGAGCTTATGTTTGTGAAATTATAAGAGCTGGAATAGAAGGGCTTGATAAAGGGCAGATGGAAGCAGCAAGAGCATTAGGAATGCCATATTCAGTAGCCATGAAGGAAATTATAATTCCTCAAGCAATAAAGAAAATTTTACCAGCATTAGTGAGTGAATTTATTACTTTATTAAAAGAAACATCAATTGTAGGATTTATAGGTGGAGTAGATTTATTACGTTCAGCTAATATAATTACAAGTCAAACTTATAGAGGTGTAGAACCATTAATTGCAGTAGGAATTATTTATTTAATAATGACAGGTTTATTTACTAAGTTAATGAGAAAAGTAGAAAAGGGGATGAAGATAAGTGATTAAAATAAAAAATTTATATAAAAGTTATGGTAAATTGGAAGTTTTAAAAGATATTTCAGTTGATATAAATAAAGGAGAGGTTATTGCAGTTATAGGTCCTTCAGGAAGTGGGAAATCAACTTTTTTAAGATGTTTAAATAAATTAGAAGAACCAACAAAAGGTAGTATTTATATTCAAGGAAAAGACCTGATGGATGATAAAACGGATATAAATAAAATTAGAGAAAATGTAGGAATGGTTTTTCAACATTTTAATTTATTTCCACATAAAACAGTTTTAGAAAATTTAACTTTAGCTCCTATGAAAATAAAAAATATGAATAAAGAAGAGATAGAAAAAAAAGCATATTACTTATTGGATAAAGTAGGACTTAAAGATAAAGCTAACAGTTATCCTAATCAGTTATCAGGCGGTCAGAAACAAAGAATTGCCATAGCAAGAGCATTAGCCATGGATCCTTCAGTTATTCTATTTGATGAGCCTACATCAGCTTTAGATCCAGAGATGATAAAGGAAGTTTTGGATGTTATGAGAGCATTAGCATTAGAAGGAATGACAATGATTGTTGTTACTCATGAAATGGGATTTGCAAAAAGTGTAGCAGATAGAGTATTTTTTATGGATCAAGGAACTATACTTGAAGATAGTTCTCCAGAGGTTATATTTAATAATCCGACTCATGAAAGAACAAAAGAATTTTTAAACAAAGTTTTAAATCGTTAATTAAAATAAATAGGAGGAAGTTTATGAAAAAAATATTATTAGTTATATTATCATTGATTTTGTTTACGGTTAGTTTTGGATCAAATAAGATTTATGTAGGAACGAATGCAGAGTTTCCACCATTCGAGTATTTAGAAAAAGGTGAAATGGTAGGTTTTGATGTTGATCTTATAGAAGAAATAGGAAAAGTAATGGGAAAGGAAATAGTTATGAAAGATATGGCCTTTGATGGATTAATTCCAGCATTACAAACTAAAAAAGTAGATTTAATAATTGCTGGAATGACAGCAACAGAAGACAGAAAAAAGACAGTTAATTTTTCAGATCCTTATTATTCTGCCAATCAAGTAATTGTTTTGAATAAAAGCAACGAAGATATTAAAGGATTTGAAGATTTAAAAAATAAGAAAATAGGAGTTATGTTAGGATTTACAGGAGATTTTGTGGTTACAGAAATGGGATATTCTTCAGAAAAATTTAATGCAGCTTTTGCAGGAATAATGGCGTTACAATCTAATAAAATTGATGCTGTTGTTTTAGATTCAGAAACAGCTAATAATTATATTAAAAAGAATAATAATTTAAAATTAGCAGAAGGAAAAGGAGAAGCAGAAGATTACGCAATAGCAATAAGAAAAACAGATGAAGGATTATTAGAAGATGTTAATTTAGCAATAAAAGTTTTAAAAGAAAATGGAAAATTTGATGAGTTATTAATTAAATATTTTAAATAAAAAAAAAGAGGAATTTAAACATTCCTCTTTTTTAATCGCAATAAATTTTAGAATTATTTTCTTTTGCTAATTTATAAATTAAATTTATTTGCTCTTTTAAAATTCTAGCTTTTGATAATGGTGGAAGAGAATCTAAAGGAAAGAATTTAACATCTTCAATATCAAAAGTATTTTTTAAATTTCCTGCAATTTTTTCACATAAAAAAATAATTTTATAAGTATAAAAAGGTTCTTCAGGATGATCGTAGAACTTTTTATCTAAAATAGCAAGAACTCTAACAACTTTAACATTAAGTCCAGTTTCTTCTTTCATTTCTTTAATTATCATTTCTTTAGGAGAAAATCCTATGTCAGCCCATCCTCCAGGAATAGACCATTTACCTTTATCCAATTTTTCTTCAACCATAAGAATATTATTATCTTCATCAAATAAAAGTCCTCTTACTTCAATTTTAGGAGTAGGATATTCTTTAATAGGTAAATAAAAATTACATAATTCTTTTAGATTGGTTGTAGTAAGAAGTTCAAGCAATTCTAGATTAATGTCTTTTAATTCTTGATAACGTTCATTATCATAACCATTATGAGCATATAAATATCCTAAATCACATAAAGAAATGTTTCTTTTAATTAAATTAATAATTTTTGTTAAATTTTTATTTTCCATATAAACCTCCTGATAAACAAATATATTTATATATTTTTTAATTCTTTCATAAATTCTGGAGAACTAGGAAGAGCTCTAAGTAAAGCTTTAGTATAATCATGTTTAGGATTAGAATAAATCTCCTCAGGAGTTCCTTCTTCTACAATTTCTCCATGTCTCATAACTCCT
The window above is part of the Fusobacterium sp. JB019 genome. Proteins encoded here:
- a CDS encoding SpoIID/LytB domain-containing protein — translated: MKKIYRIFATIMLLFLIGCSNSSTKYNVNSKEFYQENRVSYFEKYGYPEPKMKLGSTLPYLQATSHMRTGKFLNKYNERKTLKFFKDLDVKGYGDNSYYWRWYFSIDRNSYGKSIGKTLSQASRSRYNHVYTLYNGKWIYKNLNYNCLGTLKDIIVMERGKSGVITYLLIKGTNGTYLLKGEYTVRKVLGLNRKNTGRLVKVYLSKNGTGEYSKKVTLKNPNLLLSGFLAIEKKGNTFNIYGGGYGHGVGMSQYGANDLSKNYGYSYARILKTYYKDINIKNMYRIKGISKYIRVGLTTTGFGSLDHRSLTMFSTSRAEIWNGWMRIKLSPRDKIKVVANGRRQILYVNGKKRVETIGQLNFKSSNKKFVITSIRRAHRKTRYPVYRGKIETRLSKTNSHRIRVINEVFLEDYLVQVVPSEMPKGFGLEALKAQAIAARTYALNDYLKAKYKKEGFHVRDDTYSQVYNRIDTNTDTIKAVKSTYGKVMIYNGKPIDAKYYSTSCGYGAASQNVW
- a CDS encoding amino acid ABC transporter permease; this translates as MEYLKVLKEIFINGERYMYILKGLRFSVGVTLVAAILGVMLGILAALMRISNFHPFKKSKDKKLRDFNPLEWLAIFYTDLIRGTPAVVQLMVLANIVFAGFRDMPVFLIASLSFGINSGAYVCEIIRAGIEGLDKGQMEAARALGMPYSVAMKEIIIPQAIKKILPALVSEFITLLKETSIVGFIGGVDLLRSANIITSQTYRGVEPLIAVGIIYLIMTGLFTKLMRKVEKGMKISD
- a CDS encoding YitT family protein; the encoded protein is MKKEIIKDVLLMTIGAFVYAFGINYFFVGNNFADGGVTGVSIILHYLFNFDIGLTYGIINIPLIIIGYKLIGGEFILKTLYGTIVTSVAFKVLSSYLGPMDDKFMAAVFGGILAGVGLGIMFASGGSSGGTDIIVKILNKFWDISVGKGFLAIDLIILSALGLLFGKEIFMYTLVGMFISTKVIDKIQDGFSKSKAITIISKNSFQIKDRIMQETQRGTTIIPVKGGYTYESKEMISCIVSIYDISTVKRIVRSLDNKAFMYITDVSEVLGEGFKELLN
- a CDS encoding flavocytochrome c — its product is MIKLFKILILSLVFLTGCGKKEYLPGTYIGKEKLYKSKIEVQLTLDSDKRIKEIVAFVQGKEELITKEALSILIKEVQNTGNIELDGIAGATYTSNAFKKALRKALKKSGLKENEIKKPNKKIFQKKNKILTTDVVVVGGGGAGMVSASTIKELGKKVIILEKAKLLGGNTARATGGINAVNTKYQKAKGIKDSKKLFFKDTMAGGHNLNNPKLVKILVNNSNQTIKWFDSIGAIFSDVGKMGGASIRRAHRPIDENGLKLPVGAVMIEKLINHCNELGVKMITGAKVESLIVLEGKVVGVRAKKLDGTKLIVNSKAVILAMGGFSANNKLVSKYRPELKGYITTNAPSITGDVVDLGEKIGIAFIDMDQIQIHPTVRQEDGALITESLRGDGALLVNYKGEHFVDELETRDVVSKAEISQKGGFAWLIVDQKMYNNSNVIKKYYEKGYFIKGKNIKELSKNIGTNYKVLKKSLKLDNPPYYAVKVSPGIHHTMGGVKINEKAQVIDKNGNIIKGLYAAGEVTGGIHGTNRLGGNALSDLGTFGRIAGKNAVKEIKNTSL
- a CDS encoding shikimate kinase, whose amino-acid sequence is MKENIALIGFMGSGKTTVGRNLAKSLDMKFIDIDKEIVKIEKNSIDNIFKNKGEEYFRKLEREIIEKESKDNNIVIATGGGVIIDNHNIKKLKETSYVVYLNCDVECIYARVKGKKHRPLLNTEDVYEKIKDLYAKRRLLYEISCDFSVFIDSNTNLYDTVSKIKKNYILS
- a CDS encoding putative manganese-dependent inorganic diphosphatase; its protein translation is MEPVLIFGHKNPDTDSICSSIALAELKKKLGLEAIPCRLGELNKETRYVLDRFNIKEPRLLETVSAQISDLTRVEKKTLSISDSLRVALDVMSTENFSSLPVINKQKELKGMIYISDIANTYLNLKHSDLFGKYTTTYSNLKRVLKGEIVSGNYPCGVIEGNLKAISELDEVLQGDIVVTTSMADGIDRSIKAGAKVIIVACDKQDFISPRVTSECAIMKVYANLFETISLISQSLSISSLINKNKYYSFKIDDFLHDIRDIMKEATQTNFPVTNKDGSVYGTIRTKNLINFTRKKVILVDHNEKSQSVDGLQDARILEVVDHHKFGNFFTDEPVKIKAEIVGSTCTIVYGLFKEHKIKPSKEIAGLMLSAIISDTLMFKSPTCTKKDMEAVNELSKLSGVEDYKKYGMDMLIAGTSTSDLSSFEILVADLKEFKMNSLKIAISQINTVDIDGVLEKQKDLEKTMAEVNLNNDYNLSILLITDIIKSGSYALIIGGNKNIVEKAFEVKIKDNLVWLEGVVSRKKQVVPFLMAASQDI
- a CDS encoding amino acid ABC transporter ATP-binding protein, giving the protein MIKIKNLYKSYGKLEVLKDISVDINKGEVIAVIGPSGSGKSTFLRCLNKLEEPTKGSIYIQGKDLMDDKTDINKIRENVGMVFQHFNLFPHKTVLENLTLAPMKIKNMNKEEIEKKAYYLLDKVGLKDKANSYPNQLSGGQKQRIAIARALAMDPSVILFDEPTSALDPEMIKEVLDVMRALALEGMTMIVVTHEMGFAKSVADRVFFMDQGTILEDSSPEVIFNNPTHERTKEFLNKVLNR
- a CDS encoding basic amino acid ABC transporter substrate-binding protein, translating into MKKILLVILSLILFTVSFGSNKIYVGTNAEFPPFEYLEKGEMVGFDVDLIEEIGKVMGKEIVMKDMAFDGLIPALQTKKVDLIIAGMTATEDRKKTVNFSDPYYSANQVIVLNKSNEDIKGFEDLKNKKIGVMLGFTGDFVVTEMGYSSEKFNAAFAGIMALQSNKIDAVVLDSETANNYIKKNNNLKLAEGKGEAEDYAIAIRKTDEGLLEDVNLAIKVLKENGKFDELLIKYFK
- a CDS encoding NUDIX hydrolase N-terminal domain-containing protein; the encoded protein is MENKNLTKIINLIKRNISLCDLGYLYAHNGYDNERYQELKDINLELLELLTTTNLKELCNFYLPIKEYPTPKIEVRGLLFDEDNNILMVEEKLDKGKWSIPGGWADIGFSPKEMIIKEMKEETGLNVKVVRVLAILDKKFYDHPEEPFYTYKIIFLCEKIAGNLKNTFDIEDVKFFPLDSLPPLSKARILKEQINLIYKLAKENNSKIYCD
- the kdsB gene encoding 3-deoxy-manno-octulosonate cytidylyltransferase codes for the protein MKFVGVIPARFGSSRLEGKPLKDICGYTMIEWVYKRAKKSDLDDVVVATDDSRIYDEVLKFGGKAIMTRKDHENGTSRIAEVCEKIDKMDVIINIQGDEPLIEKEMINSLIDCFKNEPDLKMGTLKHKLKTMEEVKNPNSVKVITDKNDYALYFSRSVIPYPRKENLNNYFKHIGIYGYKKDFVIEYSKLPQTKLEISESLEQLRVLENGYKIKVLETDCQIVGVDTEIELEKVREIIKSKKININEE